A genomic stretch from Candidatus Baltobacteraceae bacterium includes:
- a CDS encoding succinylglutamate desuccinylase/aspartoacylase family protein produces the protein MTKQEATYQAIAARWKALRAAHDVRVREVACVGAARTLLCVEYGDQSLPAVHIAAGVHGDEPAGPHALLVLVESNGLDSRFSYRIWPCTNPSGYDARTRESIDGLDVNRTFGRGGSSPEARAIITANRDRKFELAIDLHEDDEASGFYCYEYGGAGIGRPLVERLASEGTPLDPREVLTPDPDAEAEKIGGRTLTQLLMRNAARLGLTLETPSAILPFAARVAIHVAAVKFALSQIAVK, from the coding sequence ATGACGAAGCAAGAAGCCACCTACCAGGCGATCGCGGCGCGGTGGAAGGCGCTGCGCGCTGCGCACGACGTGCGCGTGCGCGAGGTTGCATGTGTCGGTGCGGCGCGTACGCTGCTCTGCGTCGAGTACGGCGATCAGTCCCTTCCGGCCGTTCATATCGCTGCCGGAGTTCACGGCGATGAGCCCGCCGGGCCGCACGCCCTGCTCGTGCTGGTCGAGAGCAACGGACTCGATTCGCGTTTTTCGTATCGCATCTGGCCCTGTACGAATCCAAGCGGCTACGACGCGCGCACGCGCGAGAGCATCGACGGGCTCGACGTCAATCGCACGTTCGGTCGCGGCGGCTCGTCGCCCGAAGCTCGCGCGATCATCACCGCCAATCGCGACCGAAAGTTCGAACTCGCGATCGATTTGCATGAAGACGACGAGGCGAGCGGGTTCTATTGTTACGAGTACGGTGGTGCCGGCATCGGGCGGCCGCTCGTCGAGCGTCTTGCCAGCGAAGGCACGCCGCTCGATCCGCGCGAGGTGCTCACGCCCGATCCCGATGCGGAAGCCGAAAAGATCGGCGGCCGCACCCTCACGCAGCTGTTGATGCGTAACGCGGCGCGGCTCGGGCTCACGCTCGAAACGCCGTCGGCTATCCTTCCGTTCGCCGCGCGCGTTGCGATCCACGTCGCTGCGGTAAAATTCGCACTTTCTCAGATTGCCGTGAAATGA